Proteins co-encoded in one Kocuria flava genomic window:
- the tig gene encoding trigger factor — MKSAVEKLNPTQVKIVVDVPFAELKPFIDQTYKSLAEQIQVPGFRRGKVPARLIDQRVGYDFVVENALNEGLNTFFQQALAENEITPLTQPKVEVLAKPEESAREADAKVEIDVTVRPEIELPDYKGLAVEVEAREASAEDEQNALDELRARFGTLKTVDRPAAEGDFVTLNLQALIDGEEVDAANDLSYQVGAGTMLDGMDEAITGLSAGEDATFETTLAGGEHSGEKATVKVEVTAVKERELPEADDEFAQLASEFDTIEELKADLKKQAAESSVVDQGVEARDKVLEKLIEMVEVPVPESVIEEQITQHFDNPQAEADHDTAEHRDEVRRNAESAFRNEIVLDAVAEAEEIGVEQSELIDYIISMSQQYGMDPNQFAQLLDSSGQAGMMVGEVRRRKALAKVLEYATVTDTEGNAVDLSSFVSPQGEEAGEPAPEETTAAPTPGAEDGSAESPESADSPESADSAESADSADSAK, encoded by the coding sequence GTGAAGAGCGCCGTCGAGAAACTCAACCCGACCCAGGTCAAGATCGTGGTCGACGTCCCGTTCGCGGAACTCAAGCCGTTCATCGACCAGACCTACAAGTCGCTCGCCGAGCAGATCCAGGTCCCGGGCTTCCGCCGCGGCAAGGTGCCCGCGCGCCTGATCGACCAGCGCGTCGGCTACGACTTCGTCGTCGAGAACGCGCTCAACGAGGGCCTCAACACCTTCTTCCAGCAGGCGCTCGCCGAGAACGAGATCACCCCGCTGACCCAGCCGAAGGTCGAGGTCCTGGCCAAGCCGGAGGAGAGCGCCCGCGAGGCCGACGCCAAGGTCGAGATCGACGTCACCGTGCGCCCCGAGATCGAGCTGCCCGACTACAAGGGCCTGGCCGTTGAGGTCGAGGCCCGCGAGGCCTCCGCCGAGGACGAGCAGAACGCCCTGGACGAGCTGCGCGCCCGCTTCGGCACCCTCAAGACCGTGGACCGCCCGGCCGCCGAGGGCGACTTCGTGACCCTGAACCTGCAGGCCCTCATCGACGGCGAGGAGGTCGACGCCGCCAACGACCTGTCCTACCAGGTGGGCGCCGGGACCATGCTCGACGGCATGGACGAGGCCATCACCGGCCTGTCCGCCGGCGAGGACGCCACCTTCGAGACGACGCTCGCCGGCGGCGAGCACAGCGGCGAGAAGGCGACCGTCAAGGTCGAGGTCACCGCCGTCAAGGAGCGCGAGCTGCCCGAGGCCGACGACGAGTTCGCCCAGCTCGCCTCCGAGTTCGACACCATCGAGGAGCTCAAGGCCGACCTGAAGAAGCAGGCCGCCGAGTCCTCCGTGGTCGACCAGGGCGTCGAGGCCCGCGACAAGGTCCTCGAGAAGCTGATCGAGATGGTCGAGGTCCCCGTGCCGGAGTCCGTGATCGAGGAGCAGATCACCCAGCACTTCGACAACCCGCAGGCCGAGGCCGACCACGACACCGCGGAGCACCGCGACGAGGTCCGCCGCAACGCCGAGTCCGCGTTCCGCAACGAGATCGTGCTGGACGCGGTCGCGGAGGCCGAGGAGATCGGCGTCGAGCAGTCCGAGCTGATCGACTACATCATCAGCATGTCCCAGCAGTACGGCATGGACCCCAACCAGTTCGCGCAGCTGCTGGACTCCTCCGGGCAGGCCGGGATGATGGTCGGCGAGGTGCGCCGCCGCAAGGCCCTGGCCAAGGTGCTGGAGTACGCGACCGTCACCGACACCGAGGGCAACGCCGTGGACCTGTCCTCCTTCGTCAGCCCCCAGGGCGAGGAGGCCGGTGAGCCGGCTCCCGAGGAGACCACCGCCGCCCCGACCCCGGGCGCCGAGGACGGCTCCGCCGAGTCCCCGGAGTCCGCCGACTCGCCCGAGTCGGCCGACTCCGCCGAGTCCGCGGACAGCGCCGACTCCGCGAAGTGA
- a CDS encoding Fpg/Nei family DNA glycosylase gives MPEGHSVHRLARQFADCFAGQALAVSSPQGRFAAGAAALDGAVLEDARAHGKQLFLDFAGDRVLRSHLGLYGAWSFGGTERFRGASSIGAPRRIGEREDDDDTPADGPLSVPPPVGAVRVRLVGEEGWADLRGPSLCVLETRAEADAARARLGPDPLDPAADPEPFLAALARSRRPVGALLMDQAVVAGIGNIFRAESLFRRGVDPAAPGRSLDRATAEELWAENVALMRTGVRLGRIVTTDPVDRPGIPEERAWPDHAHYVYGRTGLPCRRCGTPVAAAPLEARTLYWCPTCQR, from the coding sequence GTGCCCGAGGGCCACTCGGTCCACCGCCTCGCCCGCCAGTTCGCCGACTGCTTCGCCGGCCAGGCCCTGGCCGTCAGCTCCCCCCAGGGCCGCTTCGCGGCCGGGGCGGCGGCGCTGGACGGCGCCGTGCTCGAGGACGCCCGCGCGCACGGCAAGCAGCTGTTCCTCGACTTCGCCGGGGACCGGGTGCTGCGCTCGCACCTGGGCCTGTACGGGGCGTGGAGCTTCGGCGGCACGGAGCGCTTCCGCGGGGCCTCCTCCATCGGCGCCCCGCGCCGGATCGGGGAGCGGGAGGACGACGACGACACTCCCGCCGACGGCCCGCTCTCGGTGCCCCCGCCGGTCGGGGCGGTGCGGGTGCGGCTGGTCGGCGAGGAGGGGTGGGCCGACCTGCGCGGGCCCTCCCTGTGCGTGCTCGAGACCCGCGCCGAGGCCGACGCGGCCCGGGCCCGGCTGGGCCCCGACCCGCTGGACCCGGCGGCGGACCCGGAGCCGTTCCTGGCGGCGCTCGCCCGCAGCCGCCGGCCGGTCGGGGCGCTGCTGATGGACCAGGCGGTCGTGGCCGGGATCGGCAACATCTTCCGCGCCGAGTCGCTCTTCCGCCGCGGCGTGGACCCGGCCGCCCCGGGTCGCTCGCTCGACCGCGCGACGGCGGAGGAGCTGTGGGCGGAGAACGTCGCGCTGATGCGCACCGGCGTGCGGCTGGGCCGGATCGTGACCACCGACCCCGTCGACCGTCCGGGGATCCCCGAGGAGCGGGCCTGGCCCGACCACGCCCACTACGTCTACGGGCGCACCGGGCTCCCGTGCCGGCGCTGCGGGACACCGGTGGCGGCGGCGCCGCTCGAGGCGCGCACTCTCTACTGGTGCCCCACCTGCCAGCGCTGA
- a CDS encoding ribose-5-phosphate isomerase, producing MRVHIATDHAGLDLSRYLVEQLTAAGHELVDHGPAEYDALDDYPAFCIAAALAVRADREQGLDALGIVLGGSGNGEQIAANKVAGIRAALAWNLDTARLARQHNDAQVVAVGGRQHSQEEALAIVTAFLDEPFSGDERHVRRIGQIAEYETTGTVAGRLEDLAPRTFPARGA from the coding sequence ATGCGCGTCCACATCGCCACCGACCACGCCGGCCTCGACCTCTCCCGCTACCTCGTCGAGCAGCTCACCGCCGCCGGCCACGAGCTCGTCGACCACGGCCCGGCCGAGTACGACGCCCTCGACGACTACCCGGCGTTCTGCATCGCCGCGGCGCTCGCGGTACGGGCCGACCGCGAGCAGGGCCTGGACGCCCTCGGCATCGTGCTGGGCGGGTCGGGCAACGGCGAGCAGATCGCCGCGAACAAGGTGGCGGGCATCCGCGCCGCCCTCGCCTGGAACCTGGACACCGCCCGCCTGGCCCGCCAGCACAACGACGCCCAGGTCGTGGCCGTCGGCGGGCGCCAGCACTCGCAGGAGGAGGCGCTGGCCATCGTCACCGCGTTCCTCGACGAGCCCTTCTCCGGCGACGAGCGCCACGTGCGCCGGATCGGCCAGATCGCCGAGTACGAGACGACCGGCACGGTCGCGGGCCGGCTCGAGGACCTCGCCCCGCGCACGTTCCCCGCCCGGGGCGCCTGA
- the pepN gene encoding aminopeptidase N yields the protein MPGTNLTREEAAERASTVAVDAYEVVLDLTRGERIFRSTTTVRFRATPGASTFVDAITDAVHSVVLNGRALDPGEVADGARIRLGELAEHNELTVDADFRYMTTGEGLHRFVDPVDQEVYLYSQFEVADTRRVFAVFEQPDLKARFAFTVTAPAHWTVVSTQPTPEPEAAGEGAATWRFAPTPVVPCYVTSLIAGPYASVHDELTSADGRRIPLGLYARRSLMDHVEAEEMFAITRAGFAFFEAQFGRAYPFEKYDQLFVPQFNAGAMENAGAVTFVELYVFRSRPTQARVERRAVTILHELAHMWFGDFVTMRWWNDLWLNESFAEYMSTLAAAEATRFTAAWTTFAAGEKSWGYEQDQLPTTHPVVAPIRDLEDVLVNFDGITYAKGASVLKQLVAWVGQEQFMAGLAEYFRAHAWGSTELSDLLAQLERASGRDLDDWSAKWLGTAGVNTLVPVVAEDDDCVIRSFRIEQTAPEEHPVLRPHRLAIGFYDHLDGRLVRTHRLELDVDGPVTEVPELVGRERPDLVLLNDDDLAYARIRLDEPSLDTALTHLGTFEDSLPRALVWGSVWDGVDDGETAARRYVELVLGNIARETESTTLQVQLRRLETVLEGYVAAPAREAVQREAAERLQELTESAEAGSDHQLQFLRAFARQARTPAQLDVLEELLAGRRELPGLPLDTDLRWAVLTGLCAGGRRGEADVDAMLAEDNTENGAIAAARARAAVPTAEAKARAWQRIMVDGDLPNSLQEAAIDGFRTAADPALLEPYVGPYFAAVPQIWRTRTHELAQQIAGGMFPNLPEPSVLVAADAFLAELPEDLHGLRRIVLEQRDAVHRAVRAQQVDARAGAAAQVQA from the coding sequence GTGCCCGGAACCAACCTGACCCGCGAGGAGGCCGCCGAGCGCGCCTCGACCGTGGCGGTGGACGCCTACGAGGTGGTCCTCGACCTCACGCGCGGGGAGCGGATCTTCCGGTCGACGACGACGGTGCGGTTCCGGGCGACCCCCGGCGCCTCGACCTTCGTGGACGCGATCACCGACGCGGTGCACTCCGTGGTGCTCAACGGCCGGGCGCTGGACCCGGGCGAGGTCGCCGACGGCGCGCGGATCCGGCTCGGGGAGCTCGCGGAGCACAACGAGCTGACGGTGGACGCGGACTTCCGGTACATGACCACCGGCGAGGGCCTGCACCGGTTCGTGGACCCCGTGGACCAGGAGGTCTACCTCTACTCCCAGTTCGAGGTCGCCGACACGCGTCGGGTCTTCGCCGTGTTCGAGCAGCCCGACCTCAAGGCCCGCTTCGCCTTCACGGTCACCGCCCCGGCCCACTGGACGGTGGTCTCCACGCAGCCCACCCCCGAGCCGGAGGCCGCCGGGGAGGGCGCGGCCACGTGGCGCTTCGCCCCCACTCCCGTGGTGCCCTGCTACGTCACCTCCCTGATCGCCGGGCCCTACGCCTCCGTGCACGACGAGCTCACCAGCGCCGACGGCCGGCGCATCCCGCTGGGGCTCTACGCGCGGCGGTCCCTGATGGACCACGTCGAGGCCGAGGAGATGTTCGCGATCACCAGGGCGGGCTTCGCGTTCTTCGAGGCGCAGTTCGGCCGGGCCTACCCGTTCGAGAAGTACGACCAGCTGTTCGTGCCGCAGTTCAACGCCGGGGCGATGGAGAACGCCGGGGCCGTGACCTTCGTGGAGCTCTACGTCTTCCGGTCCAGGCCCACGCAGGCGCGCGTGGAGCGGCGGGCCGTGACGATCCTGCACGAGCTGGCGCACATGTGGTTCGGGGACTTCGTGACGATGCGCTGGTGGAACGACCTGTGGCTCAACGAGTCCTTCGCGGAGTACATGTCCACGCTCGCCGCCGCCGAGGCGACCCGGTTCACCGCGGCCTGGACGACCTTCGCCGCCGGGGAGAAGTCCTGGGGCTACGAGCAGGACCAGCTGCCCACGACCCACCCCGTGGTCGCCCCGATCCGTGACCTCGAGGACGTGCTCGTCAACTTCGACGGCATCACCTACGCCAAGGGCGCCTCGGTGCTCAAGCAGCTCGTCGCCTGGGTCGGCCAGGAGCAGTTCATGGCCGGGCTCGCCGAGTACTTCCGGGCCCACGCCTGGGGCAGCACGGAGCTGTCCGACCTGCTGGCCCAGCTGGAGCGGGCCAGCGGGCGCGACCTCGACGACTGGTCGGCGAAGTGGCTGGGCACCGCCGGGGTCAACACGCTCGTGCCGGTCGTGGCCGAGGACGACGACTGCGTGATCCGCTCCTTCCGGATCGAGCAGACCGCCCCGGAGGAGCACCCCGTGCTGCGCCCGCACCGGCTGGCGATCGGCTTCTACGACCACCTCGACGGCCGGCTGGTGCGCACCCACCGGCTCGAGCTCGATGTCGACGGGCCCGTCACCGAGGTGCCCGAGCTCGTCGGGCGGGAGCGCCCCGACCTCGTGCTGCTCAACGACGACGACCTCGCCTACGCCAGGATCCGCCTGGACGAGCCCTCGCTCGACACCGCCCTGACCCACCTGGGCACCTTCGAGGACTCGCTGCCGCGCGCCCTCGTGTGGGGCTCGGTGTGGGACGGCGTGGACGACGGCGAGACCGCCGCCCGCCGCTACGTGGAGCTGGTGCTCGGCAACATCGCCCGGGAGACCGAGTCCACGACCCTGCAGGTCCAGCTGCGCCGGCTCGAGACGGTGCTGGAGGGCTACGTGGCCGCTCCCGCCCGCGAGGCCGTCCAGCGGGAGGCCGCCGAGCGGCTGCAGGAGCTGACGGAGTCGGCGGAGGCTGGGTCCGACCACCAGCTGCAGTTCCTGCGGGCCTTCGCCCGGCAGGCCCGCACCCCCGCCCAGCTCGACGTGCTCGAGGAGCTGCTGGCGGGCCGGCGCGAGCTGCCCGGCCTGCCCCTGGACACCGACCTGCGCTGGGCCGTGCTGACCGGCCTGTGCGCCGGCGGCCGCCGGGGCGAGGCCGACGTGGACGCGATGCTGGCCGAGGACAACACCGAGAACGGGGCGATCGCCGCCGCCCGCGCCCGCGCGGCGGTGCCCACCGCGGAGGCCAAGGCCCGCGCCTGGCAGCGGATCATGGTCGACGGCGACCTGCCCAACTCGCTGCAGGAGGCGGCGATCGACGGCTTCCGCACCGCGGCCGACCCGGCGCTGCTCGAGCCCTACGTGGGCCCCTACTTCGCGGCCGTCCCCCAGATCTGGCGCACCCGCACCCACGAGCTCGCCCAGCAGATCGCCGGCGGGATGTTCCCGAACCTGCCCGAGCCCTCCGTGCTCGTGGCCGCGGACGCGTTCCTCGCCGAGCTGCCCGAGGACCTGCACGGGCTGCGCCGGATCGTGCTCGAGCAGCGCGACGCGGTGCACCGCGCCGTGCGCGCCCAGCAGGTCGACGCCCGGGCCGGGGCGGCCGCGCAGGTGCAGGCGTGA
- a CDS encoding globin produces the protein MPQVGDGREQAEAGAASSFYDQVGGHETFAKLVHEFYARVAADERFRALYPEEDLGPAEERLRMFLEQYWGGPTTYSEQRGHPRLRMRHMPFPVDTWARDTWLAHMRAALDTLELSPLHDGILWDYLDRAAHAMINRPG, from the coding sequence GTGCCGCAGGTCGGCGACGGCCGGGAGCAGGCCGAGGCGGGTGCGGCGTCGTCGTTCTACGACCAGGTCGGCGGGCACGAGACGTTCGCGAAGCTCGTCCACGAGTTCTACGCGCGGGTCGCGGCCGACGAGCGCTTCCGGGCGCTGTACCCGGAGGAGGACCTGGGCCCCGCCGAGGAGCGGCTGCGGATGTTCCTCGAGCAGTACTGGGGCGGGCCGACCACCTACTCCGAGCAGCGCGGCCACCCCCGGCTGCGGATGCGGCACATGCCCTTCCCCGTGGACACGTGGGCCCGGGACACGTGGCTGGCGCACATGCGGGCGGCCCTGGACACCCTCGAGCTCTCCCCGCTGCACGACGGGATCCTGTGGGACTACCTCGACCGGGCGGCCCACGCGATGATCAACCGGCCCGGCTGA
- a CDS encoding acyl-CoA thioesterase: protein MPSLLIPVQMRFGDIDSYGHVNNVTMLQYLEDARVRLMRLPLPSDAGPAAAAGSGTAQDGPGTAQDGPAPDEPAADGTGQLSFRDLVGERLTVIGRQEAEYTEQLLWRAEPVFVRVWVSAVGGSSFVLDYAVQEEDGSRVYAVAQTVVVQIERSSGRPSRLDAAQRAALARWADEPTRFARRPAPAGE, encoded by the coding sequence ATGCCCTCCCTGCTGATCCCCGTCCAGATGCGCTTCGGCGACATCGACAGCTACGGCCACGTCAACAACGTCACCATGCTCCAGTACCTCGAGGACGCCCGCGTGCGGCTCATGCGCCTGCCCCTGCCGTCAGACGCCGGTCCTGCCGCGGCCGCCGGATCCGGTACCGCGCAGGACGGACCCGGCACCGCGCAGGACGGACCCGCGCCGGACGAGCCGGCCGCCGACGGGACGGGGCAGCTGTCCTTCCGCGACCTGGTGGGGGAGCGGCTGACCGTGATCGGCCGCCAGGAGGCCGAGTACACCGAGCAGCTGCTGTGGCGGGCCGAGCCGGTGTTCGTGCGGGTGTGGGTCTCCGCGGTCGGCGGGTCGAGCTTCGTGCTCGACTACGCCGTGCAGGAGGAGGACGGCTCGCGGGTCTACGCCGTGGCCCAGACCGTCGTCGTGCAGATCGAGCGGTCCTCGGGGCGGCCCTCGCGCCTGGACGCCGCCCAGCGCGCGGCCCTCGCGCGGTGGGCCGACGAGCCCACCCGCTTCGCCCGCCGGCCCGCCCCGGCGGGGGAGTGA
- a CDS encoding acyl-CoA thioesterase: MTYSAIDDPTQALVEMLDLADGGGARTLEDIFVGHTVMSPRSRVYGGQVLAQATTAAMRTVDEERVVHSLHAYFLRPGDVSEPITFGVERIRDGRSFSARRVHAYQRGRAILSAIASFQVPAAGLEHQDEAPRGMPDPESLPSARELLGHIDAPEARAVAYERPFDIRYITEPIYFRPDRSGEPYNAVWIKTLKPLPDDPDVHRAALAYASDYTLLEPVLRLHGKTWVEPGMNIASLDHAMWWHRQARADEWVLYVQSSPNASSARGLGVGRMFTRDGVLIATTAQEGMLRFPEFS, translated from the coding sequence ATGACCTACAGCGCGATCGACGACCCGACGCAGGCCCTGGTGGAGATGCTCGACCTGGCGGACGGGGGCGGTGCCCGCACCCTGGAGGACATCTTCGTGGGCCACACGGTGATGAGTCCCCGCTCCCGCGTCTACGGTGGGCAGGTGCTGGCCCAGGCGACCACCGCGGCGATGCGCACGGTCGACGAGGAGCGCGTCGTGCACTCCCTGCACGCCTACTTCCTGCGCCCCGGGGACGTGTCCGAGCCGATCACCTTCGGCGTGGAGCGCATCCGCGACGGCCGCTCCTTCTCGGCCCGGCGCGTGCACGCCTACCAGCGCGGCAGGGCGATCCTCTCGGCGATCGCCTCCTTCCAGGTCCCCGCCGCGGGGCTGGAGCACCAGGACGAGGCCCCGCGCGGGATGCCCGACCCCGAGTCGCTGCCCAGCGCCCGGGAGCTGCTGGGCCACATCGACGCCCCCGAGGCCCGTGCCGTGGCCTACGAGCGGCCCTTCGACATCCGCTACATCACCGAGCCGATCTACTTCCGCCCCGACCGGAGCGGGGAGCCCTACAACGCGGTGTGGATCAAGACGCTCAAGCCGCTGCCCGACGACCCGGACGTGCACCGGGCGGCCCTCGCCTACGCCAGCGACTACACCCTGCTGGAGCCGGTGCTGCGCCTGCACGGGAAGACGTGGGTGGAGCCGGGGATGAACATCGCCTCCCTCGACCACGCCATGTGGTGGCACCGCCAGGCCCGGGCCGACGAGTGGGTGCTCTACGTCCAGTCCTCCCCGAACGCCTCCTCGGCCCGCGGCCTCGGCGTGGGGCGGATGTTCACCCGCGACGGCGTGCTCATCGCCACGACCGCCCAGGAGGGCATGCTGCGGTTCCCCGAGTTCTCCTGA
- the ettA gene encoding energy-dependent translational throttle protein EttA codes for MAEFIYTMSKARKTVGDKVILDDVTMSFYPGAKIGVVGPNGAGKSTILKIMAGLDQPSNGEARLSPGYTVGILLQEPPLNEEKTVLGNVEEGVGEIKAKLDRFNEISEEMAQPDADFDALMEEMGRLQEEIDAANAWDLDSQLEQAMDALRCPPPDAEVSVLSGGERRRVALCKLLLQKPDLLLLDEPTNHLDAESVLWLEQHLKDYHGAVMAVTHDRYFLDHVAEWICEVDRGRLYGYEGNYSAYLETKRARMEVQGKKDAKQAKRLADELEWVRSNAKGRQAKSKARLARYEEMAAEAEKTRKLDFEEIQIPPGPRLGNLVIEAKDLQKGFGDRSLIKGLSFSLPRNGIVGVIGPNGVGKSTLFKTIVGLEPLDGGELKVGDSVKISYVDQNRENLDPNKSLWEVVSDGLDYINVGNVEMPSRAYVSAFGFKGPDQQKKAGVLSGGERNRLNLALTLKQGGNLLLLDEPTNDLDVETLASLENALLEFPGCAVVVSHDRWFLDRVATHILAWEGTEEEPDRWYWFEGNFESYEANKVERLGADAARPHRVTHRRLTRD; via the coding sequence ATGGCGGAATTCATCTACACCATGTCCAAGGCCCGCAAGACCGTGGGCGACAAAGTCATCCTGGACGACGTCACCATGTCGTTCTATCCGGGCGCCAAGATCGGCGTCGTGGGCCCCAACGGGGCCGGCAAGTCCACGATCCTGAAGATCATGGCCGGCCTCGACCAGCCCTCCAACGGAGAGGCCCGCCTGAGCCCCGGCTACACCGTCGGCATCCTGCTCCAGGAGCCGCCGCTGAACGAGGAGAAGACCGTCCTCGGCAACGTCGAGGAGGGCGTGGGCGAGATCAAGGCCAAGCTCGACCGCTTCAACGAGATCTCCGAGGAGATGGCCCAGCCCGACGCCGACTTCGACGCCCTCATGGAGGAGATGGGCCGGCTGCAGGAGGAGATCGACGCCGCCAACGCGTGGGACCTCGACTCCCAGCTCGAGCAGGCGATGGACGCGCTGCGCTGCCCGCCGCCGGACGCCGAGGTCTCCGTGCTCTCCGGCGGTGAGCGCCGCCGCGTGGCGCTGTGCAAGCTGCTGCTGCAGAAGCCGGACCTGCTGCTGCTGGACGAGCCCACCAACCACCTGGACGCCGAGTCCGTGCTGTGGCTCGAGCAGCACCTGAAGGACTACCACGGCGCCGTCATGGCCGTCACCCACGACCGGTACTTCCTCGACCACGTCGCCGAGTGGATCTGCGAGGTCGACCGCGGCCGGCTCTACGGCTACGAGGGCAACTACTCGGCCTACCTCGAGACCAAGCGCGCCCGCATGGAGGTGCAGGGCAAGAAGGACGCGAAGCAGGCCAAGCGCCTGGCCGACGAGCTCGAGTGGGTGCGCTCCAACGCCAAGGGCCGCCAGGCGAAGTCCAAGGCCCGCCTGGCCCGCTACGAGGAGATGGCCGCCGAGGCGGAGAAGACCCGCAAGCTCGACTTCGAGGAGATCCAGATCCCGCCGGGGCCGCGCCTGGGCAACCTCGTGATCGAGGCCAAGGACCTGCAGAAGGGCTTCGGGGACCGCTCCCTGATCAAGGGCCTGTCGTTCTCGCTGCCGCGCAACGGGATCGTGGGCGTGATCGGCCCCAACGGCGTCGGCAAGTCCACCCTGTTCAAGACCATCGTGGGCCTGGAGCCCCTCGACGGCGGCGAGCTGAAGGTCGGCGACTCGGTCAAGATCTCCTACGTCGACCAGAACCGCGAGAACCTCGACCCGAACAAGTCCCTGTGGGAGGTCGTCTCCGACGGGCTGGACTACATCAACGTCGGCAACGTGGAGATGCCCTCCCGCGCCTACGTCTCCGCGTTCGGGTTCAAGGGCCCGGACCAGCAGAAGAAGGCCGGGGTGCTCTCCGGCGGGGAGCGCAACCGGCTCAACCTCGCGCTGACCCTCAAGCAGGGCGGCAACCTGCTGCTGCTCGACGAGCCCACCAACGACCTCGACGTCGAGACCCTGGCCTCCCTGGAGAACGCCCTGCTGGAGTTCCCGGGCTGCGCCGTGGTCGTCTCCCACGACCGGTGGTTCCTCGACCGGGTCGCCACCCACATCCTCGCGTGGGAGGGCACCGAGGAGGAGCCCGACCGCTGGTACTGGTTCGAGGGCAACTTCGAGTCCTACGAGGCGAACAAGGTCGAGCGCCTCGGGGCCGACGCCGCCCGCCCGCACCGGGTCACCCACCGCCGCCTGACCCGCGACTGA
- a CDS encoding single-stranded DNA-binding protein: protein MTEQITVRGYVATDPESRSLPDGTVVVTFRLASTPRWFDAQSSTWRDGHTNWLTVQAFRGLGLNALASLKKGQPVVVVGRLKVRFWDGENGRHTAVDVDAVSIGHDLALGTACFQRTVTAAAAGERERPGDPAATADGAEGTAPEGVDPETGELLREAQPAGAGEDRAPA, encoded by the coding sequence ATGACCGAGCAGATCACCGTCCGCGGCTACGTGGCCACCGACCCCGAGTCCCGCAGCCTGCCCGACGGCACCGTGGTCGTGACCTTCCGCCTGGCCTCGACGCCGCGGTGGTTCGACGCCCAGAGCTCCACCTGGCGCGACGGGCACACCAACTGGCTGACGGTCCAGGCCTTCCGCGGCCTCGGCCTCAACGCGCTCGCGAGCCTGAAGAAGGGCCAGCCGGTCGTGGTCGTCGGCCGGCTCAAGGTCCGCTTCTGGGACGGCGAGAACGGCCGGCACACCGCGGTCGACGTCGACGCCGTCTCGATCGGCCACGACCTGGCCCTGGGCACCGCGTGCTTCCAGCGCACCGTCACCGCCGCCGCGGCCGGGGAGCGCGAGCGGCCCGGCGACCCCGCCGCCACGGCGGACGGGGCAGAAGGGACGGCGCCCGAGGGCGTCGACCCGGAGACCGGCGAGCTCCTCCGGGAGGCGCAGCCCGCCGGGGCCGGCGAGGACCGGGCCCCCGCCTGA